GCTGAGAAACAAAACGAGCGTGTTGTCAAAGTCATTCGCCTTCTTCAGGTGCTGCGTGATCTGGCCCACGCCAGCGTCGACGCTGTTTACCATCGCGGCGAACACGGCCATTCGTCTGGCGAGATCTCGCTGTCGATCTTTGCTGAGCGAATCCCACGCCGGATTCTGTTCGCCGGGATAGCCGTTGGCGATGTCGTCTCGATCGACGGGGACGATCTCGCGAGGTGACATCTTCCAATGCGGGCCACTGATCAAGCCCAGTTCCTGCATCCGCTCGTAGCGTTCCTTGCGCAGTACGTCCCAGCCACGCAGGTAAGTTTGTTCGTACGTGTCCGCTCGATCGGCCGGAGCCTGCACCGGAAAGTGGGGCGACGAATGACCGAGAAACAGGAACCAGGGCTTGTCCGTCTTTTGCCCCTGCTTGATAAATTCGATGGCATAATCGTTGAACACATCCGTCGCATAGAACTGATCCTCTGGCGGATCGATTTCTTTCGCTCGCCCACTTGGCAGCCGGATGTAGTAGTCTGCGTCGTATTGATCGTGTGAGTGGTCTTTGGTGTAGCCGTAGAATTCGTCGAAGCCGCGCTTGATCGGTCCGGTTTCGGGATGCATGTGCCACTTGCCGACGTAGTAGCAACCGTATCCAGCGGGCTTCAGCACTTCTGCCATCGTCACACAGTCGTCACGAAGCCGGCCGAGATAACCTGGACCACGCTTTTGATTCGGCTTGTTTGTGGTGAAGTCGCCAATGCCTGCCTGAGTCGGATACAACCCCGTCATCAGCGAAGCACGGCTGGGACAGCATCTCGCTGAGTTATAGACCTGTGTGAACTTCACGCCGCCACTGGCCAGAGCATCTATGTTGGGCGTGTCGATTTCACCGCCGTAGCAGCCGAGGTCAGAATACCCGAGATCGTCGGCCAGAATCACGATGATGTTCGGCTGCTGCTGAGCCACTGCGTTCACAGCAACGCCGGAAACAAAAGCGAGAAGCAGGCAGCCGGTTTTCCAGGCAGACATGGTGTTCAACCCTGTTGATTACGGTGTGAGATCGTCAACGATTTACGCTCATGTTTCGTATTAGGCGTCCAGTCAGGCGTTTAGCCACTGTCGCAGGCACCATC
This DNA window, taken from Fuerstiella marisgermanici, encodes the following:
- a CDS encoding arylsulfatase, producing MSAWKTGCLLLAFVSGVAVNAVAQQQPNIIVILADDLGYSDLGCYGGEIDTPNIDALASGGVKFTQVYNSARCCPSRASLMTGLYPTQAGIGDFTTNKPNQKRGPGYLGRLRDDCVTMAEVLKPAGYGCYYVGKWHMHPETGPIKRGFDEFYGYTKDHSHDQYDADYYIRLPSGRAKEIDPPEDQFYATDVFNDYAIEFIKQGQKTDKPWFLFLGHSSPHFPVQAPADRADTYEQTYLRGWDVLRKERYERMQELGLISGPHWKMSPREIVPVDRDDIANGYPGEQNPAWDSLSKDRQRDLARRMAVFAAMVNSVDAGVGQITQHLKKANDFDNTLVLFLSDNGACYEWGPFGFDGRSRRGETILRTGDELRNIGGRGTHQSYGSAWANLGNTPLRMYKHFTYEGGISTPFIAHWPGGQIGSAGRNAQSDSDNDSREGATQSGDNWVRDSAHFMDVMPTLIEAAGAEYPKQFARREIQPLEGTSLLPAMRGKKLPPRSIGFDHQAAHAFRDGDWKVVYSKRMPAPLTWELYNLAEDRCELNNLADKYPQRVATMVSQWEQWATRVGVTWEPYAAGNR